The Sinorhizobium sp. B11 genomic interval GCCCGCAGATGAGCCCGACGACAAGCGCGATAGCCATGCCGGCGGGTATTGCCAGGACACCCCAGTCGGCAGCCATACTGTTCATGAACATGATGGTTATGCCCGTGATGAATGCGGCCATCGAACCGACCGAAAGATCCAGTCCACCGGATGAGATGACGAAGGTCGCACCGACGGCGATGATCGCGATGAAGGCGCTTCGCGTGATCACATTGCCGAGATTGGTCGCCGAGAGGAAATCCTGGTTGATCGAAAAACCGATCAGCAGCAGCGCGAGAAGCGCAAGGAACGGGCCGACATCCGACCAGCCGATGTTCCATTCCCGCTCCGGCCGAACCGGCGTCGAACCCGTAATCACACTCATTGTCTTCCTCCCTGCTTCGCCGCAACCTTCGTCTCGCTGGTGGCAAGAAGCGCAATCTCATGTTCCGTCATTCTGTCGCCCGTCACCTCTCCCGTGATGCGCCCCTCCCGCATCACAAGAATCCGGTCGCAGATTCCGATCAGTTCCTGCATTTCGGACGAGATGACGATGCACGTCCTGCCTTCTGCGACGAGGCGCTCGATGAAGGCGTAGATCTGGGCCTTGTTCGCGATGTCGATCCCGCGCGTCGGCTCGTCGATGACGACCACCGAAGGGTCGGTGAGAAGCACCTTGGCGAGCAGAAGCTTCTGCTGGTTGCCTCCGGAGAGCTGGCCCGCCTTGACGGCGTAACTCTTCAGCCGGATGTCGTAGGTGTTGACGGCTTCGACGAGCGCGCTCTGCTCACGACGGTGGCGCATCAGAAGACCGGGATGAAATCTGCCGAGGGCGGACAGCGTGAGGTTCGGCGCAAGCCGCTCCTGCAGCAGCAGGCCCTTGCCTTTGCGATCCTCGGTCAGGTAGCCGATGCCGGCATCCATCGCTGCCCGGGGACGCCTGATATCAATCGCCCTGCCCTGCAATTTTACGGTTCCGGTGGCAGGGCGCAGGCCCATGATGCCCTCGAACACTTCGGTGCGGCCGGCACCGATCATGCCGGCGAATCCGAGGACCTCGCCTTTGTGAGCGGTAAACGAGATGTCGCTTGCGAAGCCGGGAACGCCGAGGTCCCGGACTTCCAGCATCGCCTGCAGGGCTGGCTTTACGGTCTTCTCGGGATAAAGCGCGGCGAGATCGCGCCCAACCATCAGCCGCGCCATGTCCATCTGCGTCAGGCTATGACCGGGATATGTGCCGACCATCTTGCCGTCTCTAAGCACCGTCACCTTATCGGCAAGCCGCTGGACTTCAT includes:
- a CDS encoding sugar ABC transporter ATP-binding protein — protein: MERKGRSVVSEKDGLVSHPVLRAEGMSKQYGPVTVLSEVTLDILPGEIHAIIGENGAGKSTFMRLLSGYAEPTAGTLSMGGRKVGFSKPEQAQEAGIVLVHQEILLADALTVAENLFLGRELMRHGLVDDRTMRRLAVEKLHDLGCHVSPNALVRDISLADRQLVQIARALLDDYKLVIFDEPTAVLTGEEVERLLAIILQLKEQGAAVLYISHRLDEVQRLADKVTVLRDGKMVGTYPGHSLTQMDMARLMVGRDLAALYPEKTVKPALQAMLEVRDLGVPGFASDISFTAHKGEVLGFAGMIGAGRTEVFEGIMGLRPATGTVKLQGRAIDIRRPRAAMDAGIGYLTEDRKGKGLLLQERLAPNLTLSALGRFHPGLLMRHRREQSALVEAVNTYDIRLKSYAVKAGQLSGGNQQKLLLAKVLLTDPSVVVIDEPTRGIDIANKAQIYAFIERLVAEGRTCIVISSEMQELIGICDRILVMREGRITGEVTGDRMTEHEIALLATSETKVAAKQGGRQ